One window of Terriglobia bacterium genomic DNA carries:
- a CDS encoding IS1 family transposase, with product MNTLTTQKRAQVIAALVEGNSIRSTVRMTGVAKNTVIKLLVDLGAACERYQREHLNGLNCRHIQCDEIWSFCYAKGKNVPKEKIGQFGFGDVWTWVAIDADSKLAISWLVGKRTAEYAKAFIDDLSSRLAHRVQLTTDGLRVYLTAVEGVFGADIDYAMLIKLYGEDRSEDTKYSPPKCIGCESAAIIGNPDPRHISTSFVERQNLNMRMSMRRFTRLTNAFSKKIENLAHAVSLHFFYYNYGRIHQTLRVTPAMQAGVSDHVWTLEEIASLLNSD from the coding sequence ATGAACACACTGACCACGCAAAAAAGAGCGCAAGTTATCGCGGCACTGGTTGAAGGAAACTCCATTCGCTCTACCGTAAGAATGACGGGGGTTGCCAAGAACACCGTGATTAAATTGCTCGTTGATCTTGGCGCGGCATGTGAACGCTATCAACGCGAGCACTTGAATGGATTGAATTGCCGCCATATTCAATGTGATGAAATTTGGTCGTTCTGTTATGCGAAAGGTAAGAACGTACCAAAAGAAAAAATCGGGCAATTTGGTTTTGGAGATGTTTGGACTTGGGTCGCAATTGATGCCGACAGCAAATTGGCTATTTCCTGGCTCGTTGGAAAAAGAACCGCAGAATACGCCAAGGCATTCATTGACGATCTCTCGTCCCGACTTGCTCACCGCGTTCAACTCACAACTGACGGACTGAGGGTATACCTGACCGCCGTTGAAGGAGTGTTTGGGGCAGACATCGATTACGCCATGCTTATAAAACTCTACGGCGAGGACAGGAGCGAGGACACGAAATACAGTCCGCCAAAGTGTATTGGATGTGAGAGTGCGGCCATAATCGGAAATCCCGACCCCAGGCACATCTCTACCAGTTTCGTCGAACGGCAAAACCTTAATATGCGTATGAGCATGAGAAGGTTTACTCGTTTGACTAATGCGTTCTCGAAAAAAATTGAAAACCTCGCTCATGCGGTCTCTCTCCATTTTTTCTATTATAACTACGGTCGTATCCATCAAACATTGCGCGTGACTCCCGCCATGCAAGCTGGCGTATCAGATCATGTCTGGACATTAGAAGAAATCGCATCCCTCCTTAATTCAGATTAA
- a CDS encoding acyl-CoA dehydrogenase family protein, with amino-acid sequence MPSKNLFTENDDLQFHFHHAVDWNQVSAAWHEEGDGPLNVEETKQQYEEALSLVGEFCAREVAPRAAGIDQAGIQWKDGEVILPGGLVENLEAAKQLGILAVSLPKELGGWNFPYTVNALMVEMISTACPNTLSFLAFYQSPAMMLLRFANEELKRRYIPKLASGEISGSVAMTEPEAGSDVGALTTSAVDAGDGAWRITGRKQFITNGCGDIALVLTRTDPNSKGLEGLSMHLVPRFIERDGKHVKNFEIGKPEHKLSLRGSPTLEQYFDNSIGYLIGEPGKGWEYILSFMNEARVAVGIQSLGICQSAYRKAYDYARQRRQMGKPIAQHELVADMLLDMDLEIRALRAMIYDATQTEDRRVGLKKLLAEGKLSEAEGRTVKQLVKKMERYARELTPLIKYWGAEKAVEITRKALQIHGGYGIFESYEVERHLRNSVITAIYEGTSQIQALMALKDQLNWAMSRPKDFLSARLALKAAKSRATAATKNLLAIRDEISGAIQYLVMDILREKKKSARGAGKDLSWFHLIRQGKSAFSREDLRHFSYALLNAERLATMFSLFHGARLLKALADHSDDEKRATMADRYLQRRLSVARSLAAQIRSGDRTTLEYIQENL; translated from the coding sequence ATGCCCTCCAAGAACCTTTTCACAGAGAACGACGACCTCCAATTTCACTTTCATCATGCCGTTGACTGGAACCAGGTCAGTGCGGCCTGGCACGAGGAGGGTGACGGTCCGCTTAACGTCGAGGAAACGAAGCAGCAATACGAGGAAGCATTGAGTCTGGTCGGTGAATTCTGTGCCCGGGAAGTGGCGCCTCGAGCAGCCGGAATCGACCAGGCGGGGATTCAATGGAAGGACGGAGAGGTCATCCTCCCCGGCGGTCTCGTTGAAAATCTGGAGGCGGCGAAACAACTCGGGATCCTCGCGGTCAGCCTGCCCAAAGAGCTGGGGGGCTGGAACTTTCCCTACACCGTCAATGCCCTGATGGTTGAAATGATCTCGACCGCGTGTCCCAACACGCTCAGTTTCCTCGCCTTTTATCAAAGCCCCGCCATGATGCTGCTTCGATTTGCAAATGAAGAATTGAAAAGACGATACATCCCCAAATTGGCGAGCGGCGAAATTTCAGGGTCGGTCGCCATGACGGAACCGGAAGCCGGGAGCGACGTCGGCGCCCTTACCACTTCGGCGGTCGATGCTGGGGATGGCGCCTGGCGCATCACCGGGCGAAAACAGTTCATCACCAATGGTTGCGGCGACATCGCCCTGGTGCTGACCCGCACGGATCCCAACTCCAAGGGGCTGGAAGGGCTCTCTATGCATTTGGTCCCGCGCTTTATTGAGCGTGATGGCAAGCACGTGAAAAATTTTGAAATCGGGAAACCGGAACACAAGTTGTCGCTCCGCGGCTCGCCCACCCTGGAACAGTACTTCGACAACTCGATCGGGTACTTGATTGGAGAACCGGGCAAGGGCTGGGAGTACATCCTGTCGTTCATGAACGAGGCGCGCGTAGCGGTCGGCATCCAGTCCCTCGGGATTTGTCAGTCGGCTTACCGAAAGGCCTACGACTATGCCCGGCAGCGCCGACAAATGGGGAAACCCATTGCCCAGCACGAACTCGTGGCGGACATGCTGTTGGACATGGATCTGGAAATCCGGGCGCTTCGCGCCATGATTTACGATGCCACCCAGACGGAGGACCGGCGGGTCGGTCTGAAGAAACTCCTGGCCGAAGGAAAGTTAAGTGAAGCTGAAGGCAGGACGGTGAAGCAGCTTGTCAAAAAAATGGAACGATACGCCCGCGAGCTGACCCCTTTGATCAAGTACTGGGGGGCGGAGAAGGCGGTCGAGATCACCCGGAAGGCCCTCCAGATTCATGGCGGCTATGGCATTTTCGAATCATATGAAGTGGAGCGGCACCTGCGCAATTCGGTTATTACGGCCATTTATGAAGGGACCTCGCAGATCCAAGCACTCATGGCGCTCAAGGATCAACTCAATTGGGCCATGTCCCGCCCGAAAGACTTTTTAAGCGCCCGCCTGGCCCTGAAGGCGGCCAAGTCGCGGGCCACTGCCGCCACCAAGAACCTGCTGGCGATTCGGGACGAAATCTCCGGCGCGATTCAATACCTGGTCATGGATATTCTTCGCGAAAAAAAGAAAAGCGCGAGGGGGGCCGGGAAGGACTTGAGTTGGTTCCATCTGATCCGGCAAGGAAAGTCGGCCTTTTCACGGGAGGACCTAAGACACTTCAGCTATGCCTTGTTGAATGCTGAGCGGCTCGCCACGATGTTTTCCCTCTTTCATGGCGCCCGTTTGCTGAAAGCCCTGGCCGATCATTCGGACGACGAAAAACGAGCAACCATGGCGGATCGCTACCTGCAACGAAGATTGTCCGTCGCGCGATCCCTCGCCGCACAAATTCGAAGTGGGGATCGAACCACGCTGGAGTACATTCAGGAAAATCTATAG
- a CDS encoding MBL fold metallo-hydrolase, with the protein MIFETFPVGLLQCNCAILGDEETREAIVIDPGDEVERILAALEKYDLKARKIINTHTHIDHVGANAELRERTGAEVCLHKADVFLLDNLKMQAAMIGLPAPPSSKVDAFLESGDVIQCGSIRCGVLHTPGHTPGSLTFETEWIGGKMKGSASLDLILSESTGGSGASRGRIEVPRQVLFTGDTLFQSSIGRTDLWQGSFETIMESLARILGKYDDSTLVYPGHGPPTTIGRERESNPFLKGLV; encoded by the coding sequence ATGATCTTCGAAACCTTCCCGGTAGGTCTACTGCAATGCAACTGTGCCATCCTGGGGGATGAAGAAACGCGCGAAGCGATCGTCATTGATCCCGGCGACGAGGTCGAGCGTATCCTCGCGGCGCTGGAAAAGTATGACCTCAAGGCCCGCAAGATCATCAACACCCACACGCACATCGATCATGTGGGTGCCAACGCCGAATTGCGCGAGCGTACCGGTGCTGAGGTGTGCCTCCACAAGGCGGACGTATTTCTGCTCGACAACCTGAAAATGCAGGCAGCGATGATTGGCCTGCCGGCCCCACCCTCCTCAAAGGTCGATGCTTTCCTCGAATCGGGCGACGTGATTCAGTGCGGGTCAATTCGTTGTGGGGTGCTTCACACACCCGGACACACACCGGGCAGTCTTACCTTTGAAACAGAATGGATCGGCGGGAAAATGAAGGGAAGCGCATCCCTCGACCTTATCTTGTCAGAGTCGACGGGCGGATCGGGTGCTTCCAGAGGACGGATCGAAGTTCCCAGGCAGGTCCTCTTTACCGGCGACACGCTTTTCCAATCATCGATCGGCCGGACCGATTTGTGGCAAGGCTCATTCGAAACGATCATGGAATCGCTGGCCCGGATTCTGGGGAAATACGACGACTCTACCCTCGTCTACCCCGGCCATGGACCCCCAACCACGATCGGTCGGGAAAGGGAATCGAATCCGTTCCTAAAGGGGTTGGTCTAG
- a CDS encoding transposase produces the protein MARPLRIEWEGCWYHITSRGNERRPIYLDDADRSEFLNRVREMTSRFQVRLYVYALMVNHYHLLLQTLEANLSAAMRWLNSGYSQWFNARHRRCGHLLQGRFKGIVVEPQAWGLELSRYIHLNPVRVERFQLGKRSRARNQRGTGGEGTDLQWQERLEYLRNYPWSSYRAYVGRVPQPSWLECEQVLGWMGADTPDPARAYQQYVEAALREGLKQQPWQQLTAQVVLGSAAFVTQLQGRVHGNVQEQGNVRHWIPRPAVEQVIRVVETVREESWNQMLDHYGDWGRDLVLYLANENCGLSLHDLGRAAAGMRYKAVCEAIRRFKALMRADPTIAPFVDRASRLLKTLAEN, from the coding sequence ATGGCTCGCCCGCTACGGATTGAATGGGAGGGGTGTTGGTATCATATTACGTCCCGTGGAAATGAGAGACGACCGATTTACCTGGACGACGCGGATCGATCTGAATTTCTGAATCGGGTGAGGGAAATGACCTCGCGGTTCCAGGTACGATTGTACGTTTACGCTTTGATGGTGAATCATTATCATCTCCTGTTACAGACCTTAGAGGCCAATCTCAGCGCCGCGATGCGATGGCTCAACAGCGGGTATAGTCAGTGGTTCAACGCCCGACACCGGCGCTGCGGTCATCTGCTGCAGGGACGATTCAAGGGGATCGTCGTGGAGCCGCAGGCGTGGGGGCTGGAGTTGAGCCGGTATATCCATTTGAATCCCGTCAGAGTGGAACGCTTTCAGTTGGGAAAACGCAGTCGGGCGCGGAATCAAAGGGGAACCGGAGGAGAAGGAACCGACCTCCAATGGCAGGAGCGGCTCGAGTATTTGAGGAATTATCCCTGGAGCTCCTACCGGGCTTACGTTGGCCGGGTGCCCCAGCCTTCCTGGCTGGAGTGCGAACAAGTGCTGGGATGGATGGGGGCCGATACGCCAGATCCGGCTCGAGCGTACCAACAGTACGTCGAGGCGGCGCTCCGCGAAGGCTTGAAGCAGCAACCCTGGCAGCAATTGACGGCCCAAGTGGTCTTGGGAAGCGCGGCCTTTGTCACCCAACTGCAAGGCCGCGTCCATGGCAACGTCCAGGAACAGGGGAATGTGCGCCATTGGATTCCACGGCCGGCGGTGGAGCAGGTCATCCGGGTGGTGGAAACCGTGCGGGAAGAATCGTGGAACCAGATGTTGGACCACTACGGGGATTGGGGCAGGGATTTGGTCTTGTATCTGGCCAACGAGAATTGCGGGCTAAGTCTGCACGACCTCGGTCGTGCGGCAGCAGGGATGCGCTACAAGGCGGTATGCGAAGCCATCCGACGATTCAAGGCTTTGATGCGGGCCGATCCGACCATCGCCCCGTTTGTCGACCGCGCCTCGCGCCTATTGAAAACGTTGGCCGAGAATTAA